The following are encoded together in the Corticium candelabrum chromosome 1, ooCorCand1.1, whole genome shotgun sequence genome:
- the LOC134180806 gene encoding uncharacterized protein K02A2.6-like translates to MIQQKPLAADPKRLQAMLLRLQRYDVTVKYKQGKDEISQAPGGSLAVSEERRKQIKKATARDETSTELTVILEGWPETKRKISSLIKPSYGARDELAVQNGLIFRGERLVVSQSMRALMLQRIHSSHMKINSCIRRAKDNLYWPGMSSQVKDRVERCETCRKFETTQQKESLKPHFIPERPWVKLGADLCSFADHEYLVIADYLSNFIDVESLEKTTSGAVIRALKKQFSRHGIPNELITDYGPQFVSKAFEKFAQNWEFTHTTSSPEYPKSNGKAESAVKVVVR, encoded by the exons ATGATACAGCAGAAACCACTAGCAGCAGATCCGAAGCGTTTACAAGCAATGCTGTTGAGACTACAACGGTACGATGTGACAGTGAAGTACAAACAAGGAA AAGACGAGATTTCGCAGGCTCCAGGAGGAAGTCTGGCAGTTTCAGAGGAAAGACGGAAACAGATAAAGAAAGCGACAGCAAGAGATGAGACTTCGACAGAGCTAACGGTGATACTAGAGGGATGGCCAGAAACAAAGCGCAAGATATCGAGTCTCATAAAACCTTCCTATGGTGCCAGAGATGAATTAGCAGTTCAGAATGGACTAATTTTTCGAGGAGAGAGACTTGTAGTTTCTCAGAGTATGAGAGCGCTAATGTTACAACGAATACACTCATCACACATGAAGATAAACAGCTGCATACGAAGAGCCAAGGATAACCTCTACTGGCCAGGCATGAGTTCACAAGTCAAGGACAGAGTAGAAAGATGCGAAACATGTAGAAAGTTTGAGACTACGCAACAGAAAGAGAGTTTGAAACCACACTTCATTCCAGAACGACCATGGGTGAAGTTAGGAGCGgacttgtgtagttttgctGATCATGAATACCTTGTCATTGCAGACTACTTAAGCAATTTTATAGACGTGGAAAGTCTAGAAAAGACAACATCAGGTGCAGTGATTCGAGCACTAAAGAAACAGTTTTCAAGACATGGTATTCCAAATGAGCTTATCACTGATTATGGCCCACAATTCGTGTCTAAGGCGTTTGAGAAATTTGCACAAAACTGGgaattcacacacacaacatcaagcCCAGAATATCCGAAGAGCAATGGAAAGGCAGAGAGTGCGGTCAAAGTAGTGGTGCGCTag